The Fusarium graminearum PH-1 chromosome 2, whole genome shotgun sequence genome includes a region encoding these proteins:
- a CDS encoding fructose-2,6-bisphosphatase, with amino-acid sequence MPSRTNGVGVQAEDTRICVVMVGLPARGKSYIAQRAQRYLQWLSIPAQTFNVGNYRRNDAPQPTADFFDINNPEGERTRRAAAEAAVADMLAWFRSGGIVGILDATNSTLERRKWVLEVCNENGIEVLFVESKCDDEELIMANIRDVKTTSPDYRGQDPETAALDFRNRIRNYEKVYCTIDAEGKESHLTYLKIMDVGKQVIISRIRDYLQSRIVYYLMNLHIRPRSVWLSRHGESLYNIDGRIGGDTLLSPRGEQYARKLPELVRKSVGDDRPLTVWTSTLRRTIATSRFLPDHYNQLQWKALDELDSGVCDGLTYQEIKDRYPEDFAARDEDKYNYRYRGGESYRDVVIRLEPIIMELERSEDILIVTHQAVLRCIYAYFMKKDQSKSPWMNVPLHTLIKLTPGAYGTEEVRYEANIPAVSTWRGKGSTAKHENPAPGVM; translated from the exons ATGCCTTCTCGAACCAACGGCGTCGGTGTCCAGGCCGAAGATACCAGGATCTGTGTGGTCATGGTCGGTCTCCCAGCCAGAGGCAAGAGTTATATCGCCCAACGAG CCCAGCGATATCTTCAATGGCTCTCCATCCCAGCTCAAACATTCAACGTCGGTAACTACCGCCGCAATGACGCTCCCCAGCCCACGGCCGACTttttcgacatcaacaaccctgaAGGAGAGCGCACTCGTCGCGCCGCCGCCGAAGCTGCTGTTGCAGACATGCTAGCCTGGTTCCGCTCTGGCGGTATTGTCGGTATACTCGATGCTACCAACTCGACTTTGGAGCGTCGCAAGTGGGTTCTGGAGGTTTGCAATGAGAATGGAATTGAGGTTCTTTTCGTTGAGAGCAAGTgcgacgatgaggagctcatcatggccaacatTCGCGATGTCAAGACTACCAGCCCAGACTATCGCGGCCAGGACCCTGAGACTGCCGCCCTTGATTTCCGCAACCGTATTCGTAATTATGAGAAGGTGTACTGCACCATCGACGCCGAGGGCAAGGAGTCGCATTTGACTTACCTGAAGATCATGGATGTTGGCAAGCAAGTCATCATTAGCCGAATCCGGGATTATCTCCAAAGCCGAATCGTCTACTACCTCATGAACCTCCACATCCGCCCTCGCTCTGTTTGGCTGTCAAGG CACGGCGAATCGTTGTACAACATCGATGGCAGAATTGGTGGTGATACTCTTCTTTCTCCCCGTGGCGAGCAATACGCCAGAAAGCTACCTGAGCTTGTCCGAAAATCAGTCGGT GATGATCGCCCACTTACAGTATGGACGTCGACCTTGCGGCGAACGATTGCCACATCTCGCTTCCTTCCTGACCACTACAATCAACTACAGTGGAAGGcacttgatgagcttgactcCGGTGTATGTGACGGCTTGACCTACCAGGAAATCAAGGACCGATATCCTGAGGACTTTGCCGCACGTGACGAAGACAAGTACAACTACCGCTACCGTGGCGGAGAGTCATATCGCGACGTTGTCATCCGTCTCGAGCCTATCATCATGGAGCTTGAACGCAGCGAGGACATCCTTATTGTCACTCACCAGGCCGTGCTTCGATGTATCTATGCATACTTCATGAAGAAGGACCAGTCCAAGAGCCCTTGGATGAATGTCCCTCTCCACACACTGATCAAACTCACACCTGGCGCCTATGGTACCGAGGAAGTCCGCTACGAGGCTAACATCCCTGCCGTCAGCACATGGAGAGGTAAGGGTAGTACCGCTAAGCACGAGAACCCGGCTCCTGGTGTCATGTAA